In Dyadobacter sp. NIV53, a single window of DNA contains:
- a CDS encoding T9SS type A sorting domain-containing protein — MKKLITIHLFQNLNTALLTCLLLLSALSASAQKDWKYHFVNPDSRLTDVAYGAGKYVAVGSESIIRTSADGKTWRTRPTALSEYGDLEGVVYANSKFVAVGAFGIIVTSTDGITWTEQVSGTTLNFTNIAFGNGTFIAVGPKAILATSKNGINWTIRSHGTAAELFDVTYGNGVFAAVGTGGQVKTSADNGVTWVSRTSGTTKVLRAIASGKTGNFVAVGDHGAIVYSNNGFLWAVKTASDPDIALSAVACNPATGSFVAVSSDKYLALTSLDGTYWGNPAVQSGSSVGFYGLRFLNNEFLATGAYTVLRSSNTDGKTWYSTTVNFWDMQMNGVAFGNGRFVAVGNTPLDNGTTGAGIDNLIITTKDGVSYSAAESIRLFSGGHSFNDIAYGNGLFVAVGSDAIIQNSTDGLLWNYSQMTLGQTLKSVAYGNGRFVAVGYNGLILWSTDGKAWSKANSTTNNYYTGVSFLNGGFVLVGQGGVLATSVTGINWTFRSTGTPNQLNSVAYGNGKWMAVGYFNKMVTSANGIQWTTTAFTPNTLHYNDVCFANGQFVLVGLNGKIATNGQPNVWAQPNSGAYYNLNGIAHGNGIFLAVGNSGALVTSVDYKAPKAAAFQTITEPECSNCRTTLQENGEAKQEFDFEATTFPNPVNDQFNLDIKGAIGEKVRLLLVDVSGRTILDKVVEAKNGIYQETIPMTQKQTGMYLLRTSTATQTQTLKILKQ; from the coding sequence ATGAAAAAATTAATTACAATCCACTTATTCCAAAACCTGAACACTGCACTTCTGACCTGTTTACTGCTCCTGTCTGCATTAAGTGCAAGTGCACAGAAAGACTGGAAATATCATTTTGTAAATCCGGACTCAAGGCTTACGGATGTTGCCTACGGCGCAGGCAAATATGTCGCAGTTGGTTCAGAAAGTATTATCCGCACCTCTGCCGACGGTAAAACATGGAGAACCCGGCCAACTGCTTTAAGCGAATACGGGGATCTGGAAGGAGTTGTTTATGCCAACAGCAAATTTGTTGCCGTGGGAGCTTTCGGAATTATTGTTACCTCCACAGATGGTATAACCTGGACGGAACAGGTTTCAGGAACCACTTTAAATTTTACTAACATTGCTTTTGGGAACGGTACTTTCATTGCGGTAGGGCCAAAAGCAATACTGGCTACCTCAAAAAACGGGATAAACTGGACCATACGATCGCATGGAACAGCAGCGGAATTGTTTGATGTAACATATGGAAATGGGGTTTTCGCAGCCGTAGGCACAGGCGGACAGGTTAAAACGTCAGCTGATAACGGCGTTACCTGGGTTTCCAGGACTTCAGGAACGACCAAAGTTTTAAGAGCCATTGCAAGTGGTAAAACCGGAAATTTTGTTGCAGTTGGCGATCACGGTGCAATTGTATATTCAAACAACGGTTTCCTCTGGGCAGTAAAAACTGCGTCGGACCCCGATATTGCATTAAGTGCTGTAGCTTGTAATCCGGCTACGGGCAGCTTCGTAGCCGTTAGTTCGGATAAATATCTGGCACTTACTTCATTAGACGGCACTTACTGGGGAAACCCTGCGGTACAATCCGGCTCCAGTGTTGGATTTTATGGGCTGCGTTTTTTAAATAATGAATTTCTTGCCACAGGAGCTTATACAGTTCTTCGCTCTTCCAACACGGATGGTAAAACCTGGTATTCGACAACAGTCAATTTTTGGGACATGCAGATGAACGGAGTGGCTTTTGGAAACGGACGGTTTGTGGCTGTGGGGAATACACCATTGGATAATGGCACAACCGGTGCCGGAATAGACAATCTGATCATAACTACCAAGGATGGTGTCAGTTACAGCGCGGCCGAAAGCATCAGGCTTTTCAGCGGTGGACATTCCTTTAATGACATTGCCTATGGTAATGGCTTGTTTGTGGCTGTCGGTTCTGACGCAATCATCCAGAATTCAACTGATGGGCTGCTATGGAATTACAGCCAGATGACATTAGGCCAGACTTTAAAAAGTGTTGCTTACGGGAATGGCCGTTTTGTGGCCGTTGGCTATAATGGCCTCATTCTCTGGTCGACAGACGGTAAGGCCTGGAGCAAGGCAAATTCAACAACTAACAATTATTATACAGGTGTCTCTTTTCTGAACGGCGGGTTCGTATTGGTTGGCCAGGGAGGCGTTTTGGCAACTTCGGTAACTGGTATTAACTGGACTTTCAGGTCCACAGGCACACCAAATCAGTTAAACAGCGTAGCCTACGGAAACGGCAAATGGATGGCTGTTGGTTATTTCAATAAAATGGTAACTTCGGCCAATGGCATACAATGGACTACTACTGCTTTCACTCCCAATACTTTACATTATAATGACGTTTGTTTTGCTAACGGGCAGTTTGTACTGGTTGGCCTCAATGGGAAAATAGCTACAAACGGCCAGCCTAATGTATGGGCCCAACCCAATTCCGGCGCGTACTACAACCTGAACGGCATTGCTCATGGTAACGGGATATTTTTAGCAGTCGGTAATTCCGGCGCGCTGGTAACCTCTGTCGATTACAAAGCACCAAAAGCAGCTGCATTTCAAACAATAACTGAACCTGAGTGCAGTAACTGCCGCACCACTCTGCAAGAAAACGGTGAAGCAAAACAAGAGTTTGATTTTGAAGCGACTACCTTTCCAAATCCCGTAAATGATCAGTTTAACCTGGATATAAAAGGGGCGATCGGCGAAAAAGTCCGGTTATTACTTGTGGATGTATCTGGCCGTACAATTCTTGATAAAGTAGTCGAAGCCAAAAATGGAATTTATCAGGAAACAATACCAATGACTCAAAAACAAACCGGCATGTACCTGTTACGCACCAGCACCGCTACACAAACCCAGACACTGAAAATTTTAAAACAGTAA
- a CDS encoding TetR/AcrR family transcriptional regulator, with translation MATSKTEKTRAHIIATTASIFNKKGYAGTSITDLTKATKLTSGSIYGNFANKEEVALAAFDYNLASFRKVVQNEVDKCRTTKDRFFMYIKAYHSSADLKFPEGGCPMQNALTDADDTFEPLRKKAADGIMLWKNDLISIMNKGIAEGIFHAETKVEKTALHIIALSEFGFLMYSIGRNRKQSDEMLEIALEVAESIINKQ, from the coding sequence ATGGCAACATCAAAAACAGAAAAAACACGGGCGCATATCATAGCAACCACTGCATCCATCTTTAATAAAAAGGGCTATGCAGGAACTTCAATAACGGATCTTACCAAAGCGACCAAACTTACCAGCGGTAGTATTTATGGGAATTTTGCCAACAAGGAAGAGGTTGCGTTGGCTGCATTTGATTATAATCTTGCCAGTTTCCGAAAAGTGGTGCAGAATGAAGTAGATAAATGCCGGACCACCAAAGACAGGTTTTTTATGTATATCAAAGCTTACCACAGTTCGGCAGACCTGAAATTTCCGGAAGGTGGCTGTCCGATGCAAAATGCACTTACCGATGCCGATGATACTTTTGAACCTCTACGAAAAAAGGCCGCTGATGGAATTATGCTTTGGAAAAATGACCTGATTTCGATCATGAACAAAGGAATTGCAGAAGGTATATTTCACGCGGAAACCAAGGTTGAAAAAACAGCCCTGCATATCATAGCGCTTTCGGAATTCGGTTTTCTGATGTACAGTATCGGCAGGAATAGAAAACAATCTGATGAAATGCTTGAGATCGCTTTGGAAGTCGCAGAAAGCATAATAAATAAGCAGTAA
- a CDS encoding aldo/keto reductase: MKYQIFGQKSGLRVSTLALGTGNFGTAWPFGSSREEAKTVFDGYAEAGGNFIDTADGYQAGQSESFIGEFLTSERDNFVLASKYSMGTRDMQTTGNSRKTMMRAVEESLKRLKTDRLDLYWVHLSDGQTPIEEIVRGLDDLVRAGKINYAGFSNFPAWRIASASLLADLRGWAPVIGIQVEYNLIERTADRELLPMAEALGLGVAFWSPLAGGTLTGKYRSKVTDPNSRLALAGGLLVKGEKGERETAIIDLVEKIANETGKNSIDVALAWIRQKYDESSLSTVTIIGPRSLQQLEDNLATLDLTLTTDQIKRLNEVSLISLGSPHEIIAASQNNLFGRGTGLIGIKHPVA; this comes from the coding sequence ATGAAGTATCAGATTTTTGGGCAAAAATCAGGATTAAGAGTTTCGACACTTGCACTCGGCACAGGCAATTTCGGGACAGCATGGCCATTTGGATCATCCAGAGAAGAAGCAAAAACAGTATTTGACGGGTATGCAGAAGCCGGCGGTAATTTTATTGATACTGCGGATGGCTATCAGGCCGGACAATCAGAATCATTTATTGGTGAATTTCTTACCAGTGAGCGGGATAATTTTGTACTCGCCTCCAAATACAGTATGGGCACAAGGGATATGCAAACTACCGGGAATAGCCGTAAAACAATGATGCGTGCTGTGGAAGAAAGCTTAAAAAGGCTTAAGACTGATCGTCTTGATCTTTATTGGGTACACCTTTCTGACGGACAAACACCAATCGAAGAAATTGTCAGAGGATTGGATGACCTGGTTCGGGCTGGTAAAATCAACTATGCAGGATTTTCCAACTTTCCCGCATGGCGCATAGCCAGCGCATCCCTGCTGGCTGACCTGCGGGGCTGGGCACCGGTGATAGGTATACAGGTGGAATACAACCTGATAGAACGAACTGCTGACCGGGAATTATTGCCGATGGCAGAAGCACTGGGCCTTGGAGTGGCATTTTGGTCGCCTTTGGCAGGAGGAACGCTTACTGGAAAATATCGCAGCAAAGTTACTGATCCAAATTCGAGACTGGCCCTTGCCGGAGGTTTACTCGTCAAGGGTGAAAAAGGAGAACGAGAAACGGCGATCATTGATCTGGTCGAAAAAATAGCGAATGAAACCGGGAAAAACAGTATTGATGTTGCACTTGCATGGATCCGCCAGAAATATGATGAATCGTCCTTATCAACGGTTACAATCATTGGGCCACGCAGCCTGCAACAGCTGGAAGACAATCTGGCTACACTTGACCTTACCCTCACTACTGACCAGATAAAAAGGCTGAATGAGGTAAGCCTGATCAGTTTGGGTTCCCCTCATGAAATCATTGCTGCGTCCCAAAACAACCTGTTTGGCAGAGGAACCGGCCTTATCGGAATTAAACATCCGGTTGCATGA
- a CDS encoding NAD(P)H-binding protein translates to MILITGSTGGLGKETINALLKLIPAQQIVALARDPEKAIDFSNAGITVKKGDYSSYESLPAAFSGVDKLLMVSAPAFSDQSLEVNTIRAAKDAGVKYIVYTGIQRKQGSTWVIPGVTERDLQMEKLLAASGMSYTIVHNALYLDVLPFLLGNSVIKKGVLFPSGTGRAAVATRSDLGEALARIIIAEHIYPQHITLSNSQSWSVTDIALLLSKITETDVPVIELSQDEYIAYQEQSGIPPFYAKFAADWAAAMKAGEFEETDPLLENILGRKPIGLETFLREMYKPLLQI, encoded by the coding sequence ATGATACTAATAACAGGCTCAACCGGTGGATTGGGCAAAGAAACAATCAATGCCTTACTGAAACTGATTCCGGCACAGCAAATTGTTGCTCTTGCCCGAGATCCGGAAAAAGCCATTGACTTCTCAAATGCAGGCATTACGGTAAAAAAAGGAGATTATTCCAGTTACGAAAGCCTTCCGGCAGCCTTTTCCGGAGTAGACAAATTACTGATGGTATCGGCTCCTGCCTTCTCAGACCAGAGTCTCGAAGTAAATACCATACGTGCAGCAAAAGATGCCGGAGTAAAATATATTGTATACACCGGCATTCAGAGAAAACAGGGAAGTACCTGGGTAATTCCTGGAGTAACTGAAAGAGATTTGCAGATGGAAAAACTTTTGGCAGCGTCCGGAATGTCCTACACGATTGTCCATAATGCACTTTATCTAGATGTGCTGCCATTTTTATTAGGTAATAGTGTGATAAAAAAAGGTGTACTTTTCCCATCAGGTACAGGAAGGGCGGCAGTTGCAACGCGCTCAGACCTCGGAGAAGCACTTGCGCGTATCATAATTGCAGAACATATTTATCCTCAGCACATTACCTTGTCAAACAGTCAAAGTTGGTCGGTTACTGATATAGCCCTTTTGCTGTCGAAAATAACAGAGACTGATGTACCGGTCATTGAGCTGTCTCAGGATGAATACATAGCCTATCAGGAACAATCAGGCATCCCCCCTTTTTATGCAAAATTTGCTGCAGACTGGGCGGCCGCCATGAAAGCAGGTGAATTTGAAGAAACCGATCCGCTTTTGGAAAATATTTTAGGAAGAAAACCTATTGGCCTGGAAACGTTTCTCAGGGAAATGTACAAGCCTCTATTACAAATTTAG
- a CDS encoding SDR family oxidoreductase has translation MKITQKTILVTGAGSGIGYATAKRLSDEGNKVIIAGRNAAKIEKAGIELGLTSIVCDVTDSESVNNLINRIKSEFPELSIIINNAGVANLYKLGEGAGAFEKAKQEFETNYFAPVRLIELLLPVLKTQPEAAIVNITSNVSFHPLIILPTYSDTKAALHSHTVALRVTLAKDTNIKVFEVMPSLIDTEATKDMGGENGLPPSAVAEDIFNGISNDSYEIYVGDTGQQFLDYFANPVAAVQNFNNGL, from the coding sequence ATGAAAATAACTCAAAAAACGATTCTGGTAACAGGAGCTGGTTCAGGTATTGGCTATGCAACTGCCAAACGGTTAAGCGATGAAGGCAACAAAGTGATCATTGCCGGCCGGAATGCGGCCAAAATAGAAAAGGCAGGTATTGAATTGGGACTTACCTCCATAGTGTGCGATGTGACCGATTCAGAATCAGTTAATAATCTCATTAACAGAATAAAAAGTGAATTTCCCGAGCTTAGTATAATCATTAACAATGCAGGAGTAGCTAATCTGTATAAGTTAGGCGAAGGTGCCGGTGCTTTTGAAAAGGCGAAACAAGAGTTTGAAACCAATTATTTTGCTCCTGTACGATTGATTGAATTACTCTTACCTGTTTTAAAAACACAGCCGGAAGCAGCAATTGTCAACATCACTTCTAATGTGTCCTTTCATCCTCTGATTATCCTGCCAACGTATTCTGATACAAAAGCTGCCTTGCATTCGCATACTGTTGCGTTAAGGGTCACACTTGCAAAAGATACCAATATAAAGGTATTTGAAGTGATGCCTTCACTGATCGATACAGAAGCAACCAAAGATATGGGCGGAGAAAACGGGCTTCCGCCGAGTGCAGTAGCAGAAGATATTTTCAATGGGATTTCAAATGATTCATATGAGATTTATGTCGGAGATACAGGACAACAATTCCTCGATTACTTTGCCAATCCTGTTGCAGCCGTCCAAAATTTCAACAACGGACTATAA
- a CDS encoding NmrA family NAD(P)-binding protein, giving the protein MEKKVLVTGATGSTGRNAINKLLELGVPVRAMVHKIDSRSEDLEKRGVEVVQGDISVLDDVSKALKDISAAYYVYPITVDGIIESTAFFAQAAIEQKVGHILNMSQISARRISKSNAAQNHWIAERIFDRSGIPVTHIRPTFFAEWTTYFAKEIRENDRLTLPFGNAKYAPVTAEDQGNVIAAILTDPEKHAGQTYPLFGPVELTQYEVAGILSDVLGRKITYEPMEIPEFAKYLKDKRSDYHIQHVTAVARDCREGLFSGTNDLIEKITGQKPIGMFDFITRKKDLFISN; this is encoded by the coding sequence ATGGAAAAGAAAGTTTTAGTAACGGGAGCCACTGGTTCTACCGGAAGGAATGCAATCAATAAATTACTGGAACTTGGAGTTCCGGTAAGGGCTATGGTCCATAAAATCGACAGCCGTTCAGAAGATCTTGAAAAAAGAGGCGTTGAAGTAGTGCAGGGCGACATATCCGTTTTAGACGATGTAAGTAAAGCTTTAAAAGATATCTCGGCAGCGTATTACGTTTATCCCATAACGGTAGATGGAATTATTGAGTCAACAGCGTTCTTTGCGCAGGCAGCAATTGAACAAAAAGTAGGGCATATTCTGAATATGTCACAGATATCTGCAAGGAGAATATCCAAAAGTAACGCTGCGCAAAACCACTGGATTGCCGAACGTATATTTGACCGGTCCGGTATACCAGTGACACATATCAGGCCCACGTTTTTCGCGGAATGGACCACCTATTTTGCAAAAGAGATCAGGGAAAACGATCGTCTCACGCTGCCATTCGGCAACGCAAAATACGCACCTGTTACTGCGGAAGATCAGGGAAATGTGATTGCTGCTATATTGACAGATCCTGAAAAGCACGCGGGACAAACTTATCCACTTTTCGGGCCGGTTGAGCTGACCCAATACGAAGTGGCCGGTATCCTGAGCGATGTGCTTGGCCGCAAGATTACTTATGAGCCGATGGAGATCCCTGAATTTGCAAAATACTTAAAAGATAAACGCTCGGATTATCACATTCAGCATGTTACTGCTGTTGCGCGGGATTGTCGGGAAGGCTTGTTTTCCGGAACAAATGACCTGATCGAAAAAATTACAGGGCAAAAGCCGATCGGAATGTTTGATTTTATTACCAGGAAAAAAGATTTGTTTATATCCAATTAA
- a CDS encoding SDR family NAD(P)-dependent oxidoreductase, which produces MSKIILITGASRGFGKLWAKALLERGDKVAATARNVENLNDLIEEYGDSILPIQLDVNDRDACFAAVNKANAYFGRIDVLINNAGFGLFGAIEETTEQQARAQMETNFFGLLWVTQAVIPVMRAQESGHIIQVSSFLGLVTLPVLGIYNASKYAVNGLSETLASEVKSFGIKVSLIEPNGFSTDWSGASAFQTEPNEVYAPIKKAFSDGATPDTWGKPESTTNAVLQLIDAENPPLHFLLGKMAYPGVKQVYSERMAEFEAWKEVSTEAHGH; this is translated from the coding sequence ATGTCAAAAATAATTTTAATTACCGGTGCTTCCCGTGGTTTTGGTAAACTTTGGGCAAAAGCACTATTAGAACGTGGCGATAAGGTTGCTGCAACTGCCAGAAATGTAGAAAACTTAAATGACCTGATCGAAGAATATGGCGATTCCATTCTTCCAATCCAGCTTGATGTGAACGACAGGGATGCCTGCTTTGCCGCAGTAAATAAAGCCAACGCCTATTTTGGGCGTATTGATGTACTGATCAATAACGCAGGGTTCGGGTTATTTGGTGCTATTGAAGAAACGACCGAACAACAGGCACGTGCTCAAATGGAAACCAACTTTTTTGGGCTTCTTTGGGTTACACAGGCTGTTATTCCTGTGATGAGAGCACAGGAAAGCGGGCATATTATTCAGGTTTCAAGCTTTTTGGGATTGGTAACCCTTCCTGTTTTGGGAATTTATAACGCCTCAAAATATGCTGTTAATGGTCTGAGTGAAACGCTGGCAAGTGAGGTAAAAAGCTTCGGTATCAAAGTAAGTCTGATCGAACCTAACGGTTTTTCAACAGACTGGTCTGGTGCCTCCGCTTTCCAGACAGAACCGAACGAAGTGTATGCTCCGATCAAAAAAGCCTTTTCTGACGGTGCGACTCCGGATACCTGGGGCAAACCCGAATCGACTACCAACGCCGTGCTGCAATTAATTGATGCTGAGAATCCTCCTCTTCATTTTTTATTGGGTAAGATGGCATATCCGGGAGTAAAACAGGTTTACAGTGAGCGTATGGCCGAGTTTGAGGCATGGAAAGAAGTTTCTACGGAGGCACATGGCCACTGA
- a CDS encoding AraC family transcriptional regulator: protein MKHYKSLSELHKENGFPPNENPLFSIYQCNNNCSLGGREFTSDFYMIGFKKLKSGVILYGRTKYDHDCGSMMFVKPRQIIEMKNLHLDEDGFLVFIHEDFLNGHNLHSEIKKYHYFDYETNEALHLSPKEEATVWDLYRKIENEYNNNQDEYSREIILANIDTMLKYAQRFYKRQFINRSEISGKTVSKFISEMDQYVSNGFLASKGLPSVQYMAEKLNISAGYLTDVLKQESGKTALEHIHIYLISEAKNQLISDNKTVSEIAYALGFENLSYFSRLFKKEVGITPVLFKKQILN, encoded by the coding sequence ATGAAACATTACAAAAGCCTGAGCGAATTGCACAAAGAGAACGGATTTCCTCCCAATGAAAACCCGTTATTCAGTATCTATCAGTGTAATAACAATTGCTCGCTTGGGGGACGGGAGTTTACGAGTGATTTTTATATGATCGGTTTCAAAAAGCTTAAATCGGGTGTAATACTTTACGGCCGCACCAAGTATGATCACGATTGCGGTTCAATGATGTTTGTCAAACCAAGACAAATCATTGAGATGAAAAATCTTCATTTGGATGAAGATGGGTTTCTGGTCTTTATTCATGAAGATTTTTTAAATGGCCATAATTTGCACAGTGAAATAAAAAAGTACCATTACTTCGATTATGAAACCAATGAGGCGCTACACCTTTCCCCGAAGGAAGAAGCGACTGTCTGGGATTTATACCGAAAAATTGAGAACGAATACAACAATAACCAGGATGAATACAGCCGTGAGATCATTCTGGCAAATATTGATACGATGCTGAAATATGCTCAGCGTTTTTACAAAAGGCAATTTATTAACCGTTCCGAAATCTCCGGAAAAACGGTCAGCAAATTCATATCGGAAATGGATCAGTACGTATCCAATGGATTTTTAGCGAGTAAAGGCCTTCCGTCTGTTCAATATATGGCCGAAAAGCTGAATATTTCGGCAGGTTATTTAACGGATGTCTTAAAACAGGAAAGTGGAAAAACGGCTCTTGAACACATACATATTTACTTGATTTCAGAAGCTAAAAACCAGCTTATATCGGATAATAAAACGGTTTCAGAAATTGCATATGCCCTGGGATTTGAAAATTTATCCTATTTCTCCCGACTCTTCAAAAAGGAGGTTGGTATCACTCCTGTTCTGTTTAAAAAGCAGATCCTCAATTAA
- a CDS encoding DUF1624 domain-containing protein — MQNELQNPFAPTGLAVKPARLTSIDALRGLIIILMALDHVRDFWSGTPFRPDDIAQTTVPLFLTRWVTHFCAPTFIFLTGISAFLYQNKQPDRKSVSTFLLTRGLWMIFLELAVVGFSWQFNYNLLFLQVIWVIGWSMICLAGLIWLPRWFLISFSILVIAGHQLLVYIEPEKVSADTLGWIFMHRPAMFLTIGNGLPPLFAVYPLLPWVAVMVAGYLIGPWYSETPESRKRKLLFSGAGLLLFFILLRATNLYGDAKPWFVSDRGLIYTVFSFISISKYPPSLLYLSVTLGGACLLLAFFENVRSRILDFFLVFGKVPLFFYLLHIPLINASAMLWMSLKFGYPVNLFFSSQETWPKAYEPNLLRAYLVWGILIFAMYFACRWYGNFKQTHSFWWLKYL, encoded by the coding sequence ATGCAAAATGAATTACAAAACCCGTTTGCACCAACCGGTCTGGCGGTAAAACCGGCCAGGCTTACTTCCATTGATGCACTGCGCGGGTTGATCATCATCCTGATGGCGCTGGACCATGTGCGGGATTTCTGGAGTGGCACACCGTTCCGCCCCGATGACATTGCCCAGACTACTGTACCTTTGTTTCTTACGCGCTGGGTGACTCATTTTTGTGCACCAACTTTCATTTTCCTTACTGGTATCAGCGCTTTTCTTTACCAGAATAAACAACCGGACAGAAAATCTGTAAGCACTTTTTTGCTCACTCGCGGATTATGGATGATTTTCCTGGAACTGGCGGTGGTCGGGTTTTCCTGGCAGTTCAATTATAATTTACTCTTCTTACAGGTCATCTGGGTTATAGGCTGGTCCATGATCTGCCTGGCCGGGCTTATTTGGTTACCGCGATGGTTTTTAATCTCTTTTTCTATACTCGTTATTGCTGGCCATCAGTTGCTCGTGTACATTGAGCCTGAAAAAGTAAGCGCCGATACCCTTGGCTGGATATTCATGCACAGGCCAGCAATGTTCTTAACTATTGGTAACGGTTTGCCTCCTTTATTCGCCGTATATCCATTACTGCCATGGGTTGCGGTCATGGTCGCGGGATATTTAATTGGCCCCTGGTACTCGGAAACACCCGAATCCCGAAAACGTAAGCTTCTGTTTTCCGGTGCCGGGCTGCTTTTGTTTTTTATCCTGTTAAGGGCTACCAATCTGTATGGTGATGCAAAGCCATGGTTTGTGTCGGACAGAGGTTTGATCTACACCGTCTTTTCATTCATTAGTATCAGCAAATATCCTCCATCACTGCTCTATCTGAGTGTGACGCTTGGAGGCGCCTGTTTATTGCTGGCATTTTTTGAGAATGTCCGTAGCCGTATTTTAGATTTCTTTTTGGTATTTGGTAAAGTGCCTTTATTCTTTTACCTGTTACATATCCCGCTTATTAATGCCAGTGCCATGCTGTGGATGTCCCTGAAATTCGGTTACCCGGTCAACCTGTTCTTTTCGTCTCAGGAAACGTGGCCAAAGGCTTATGAACCGAATTTATTGCGGGCCTATTTAGTATGGGGCATACTAATTTTTGCGATGTATTTTGCCTGCCGCTGGTATGGAAACTTCAAACAGACCCATTCATTTTGGTGGTTAAAATATTTGTAA
- a CDS encoding SDR family oxidoreductase, giving the protein MKTAIITGTSKGIGMETALAFARAGYKVFAAMRNPDGATALKEIIQKESLPIVIIQMDVDSDESVRQSFNVIYQESGTVDVLVNNAGTERHGSIEELGLADFRAVMETNYFGVLRCIKAVIPQMRTSQSGCIINISSVAGQIANSPLSAYSASKFALESMSEALAQELKPFNIRVMIVQPGIINTEMAHKVKAEKGSSYPQVNRFGSLFEASLKNPVPPSLVAEKILEIANGQSWQLRHPVGPDASPFLGWRASLTDEQWIDFNAVDDEDWFNSVQNTFGLDVRQIS; this is encoded by the coding sequence ATGAAAACAGCAATTATAACCGGAACCAGTAAAGGAATTGGCATGGAAACCGCCCTGGCTTTTGCCCGAGCTGGCTACAAAGTTTTCGCTGCAATGCGTAATCCTGACGGAGCAACTGCATTAAAGGAAATCATTCAAAAAGAATCATTGCCCATTGTAATTATTCAGATGGATGTTGATTCAGATGAATCAGTCAGGCAAAGTTTTAATGTGATTTATCAGGAAAGTGGCACGGTGGATGTGTTGGTAAACAATGCAGGTACGGAGCGTCACGGCTCCATTGAAGAATTAGGCCTGGCCGATTTCAGGGCTGTAATGGAAACGAATTATTTCGGTGTTCTCCGCTGTATAAAAGCTGTGATACCGCAAATGCGTACCAGTCAGAGCGGTTGTATTATTAATATTTCATCTGTTGCGGGGCAAATCGCTAATTCACCCCTGAGTGCTTATTCGGCAAGCAAATTTGCTCTTGAAAGCATGAGTGAGGCTTTGGCACAGGAACTTAAACCATTTAATATCAGAGTAATGATTGTGCAGCCTGGTATAATAAATACTGAAATGGCACATAAGGTAAAGGCTGAAAAAGGATCCAGCTATCCTCAGGTAAACAGGTTTGGAAGCCTTTTTGAAGCTTCATTAAAAAACCCGGTACCACCATCGCTTGTCGCAGAAAAAATTCTAGAAATAGCCAATGGACAATCCTGGCAATTGCGCCATCCTGTCGGGCCTGATGCCAGTCCGTTTCTTGGATGGCGGGCTTCTTTGACTGATGAGCAATGGATTGATTTTAACGCAGTTGATGATGAAGATTGGTTCAATTCAGTACAAAATACGTTTGGCCTGGATGTAAGACAGATTTCCTGA